The following proteins come from a genomic window of Flavobacteriaceae bacterium MAR_2010_188:
- a CDS encoding Calcineurin-like phosphoesterase, with the protein MTNSYYYISCALILLILASCATRKSQYKNEQYKAETMPDKEVDRRFYLIGDAGISPLNAMSNAITAFKQHIEEKNTERDYALFLGDNIYPVGMPDSTSAARPYANNSMDAQINSVKEFKGRSLFIPGNHDWYSQGIVGLKREEQYVEKALGKDSFLPQNGCPLESISVSDSIQLIVIDSQWYLENWNHHPTINDNCEIKTRERFLEELEGEMKDARKKTIVFAMHHPMFTNGNHGGEFSIDKHLYPIQKKIPMPGLASLVMQVRTQGGVSIQDRYNERYNSLMKRIKTLAIDNGNLIFVSGHEHTLQYIESEEGLKQIVSGSGSKSSAASLKKNGQFTSGEEGFAEFTVFKDGSSWVSVYGNDNGDPVFLFQKEAYPPKVGFDYSNLPTTFPNKVEASIYTKQETDVSNFYESVLGDRYREIYGTKITVPVATLDTLYGGVEIVKQGGGHQTRSLRLKRKDGRELNMRALRKSATQYIQTVLFKENYVEDAFEQTAIEDLILDFYTAAHPYAFLTIPALSDAAGLYSTHPKLYYVPKHPYLGEYNSDFGDELYMIEERPEDNYTDEKTFGFADDIESTYDIIEKVREDEKYKIDEEAYVRARLFDMLVGDWDRHADQWRWAQFDQPNGDKLYRPIPRDRDQVFSNFDGALLDLMRAISGSTKQLQVYDAELSDVQWINAAGVKLDRILIQQAQIDTWLEQAKYLTENITDEVIEKAFANIPKEVQDKNLEEIKEKLKGRRANMVDIATRYYKYLSSLVILTGTDKDDYIEVTRVGDEHTNVKISRIKDGEKGEVIVDRTLDRNLTRDLWIYGLDDDDIFVVDGKANNLIYTRLIGGLGNDTYRLKNGRRIKVYDHESKENFVEVNNGGQIKRTDVYNLNIFDFTKNIQKKGGLSPNAGYNPDDGVYLGLQVSKRRDGFQRNPFSQLHVIDATYAFATGGIDVHYNGEFANIFNDWNLELQARFTSQDYAENFFGYGNETPNFDEEKDFDFNRVNISYATASAGVLKKADFGSSYSFRTIFDGIQVDDDPGKFINDYVSAEFAEFYQRKYFGAVEAAYNYHSADSENNTTQGMDFNLAIGGRTNLEQAQDVYAFIDSDITFYNALTLDKKLVLRTNVFYKQRFGNNYEFYQAANIGGDNGLRGYRNERFTGKTSLAGGADVRYVFNTIKTKTLPLQIGIYGGADLGRVWVRDFNSKVWHSDYGGGLWITAAHLLQGRVNVFTGDEGVRFSVGFGANF; encoded by the coding sequence ATGACTAACAGTTACTACTACATTTCTTGCGCTTTGATATTATTAATCTTGGCTTCTTGCGCAACCCGTAAATCCCAGTATAAAAATGAACAATATAAGGCTGAAACGATGCCTGATAAAGAAGTAGACCGACGGTTCTATCTCATTGGTGATGCAGGAATTTCGCCTCTTAACGCCATGTCTAATGCGATTACAGCCTTTAAACAGCATATAGAAGAGAAGAACACAGAACGCGATTATGCTCTCTTCTTAGGAGACAATATTTATCCCGTAGGCATGCCAGATTCTACTAGTGCCGCTCGTCCTTATGCGAATAATAGTATGGATGCCCAAATAAATTCGGTAAAGGAATTCAAGGGTAGATCGTTATTTATTCCAGGAAATCACGATTGGTATTCCCAAGGGATCGTTGGTTTAAAAAGGGAAGAACAATACGTTGAAAAAGCTTTAGGAAAAGATTCGTTTTTACCCCAAAATGGCTGTCCGTTAGAAAGTATTTCGGTTAGTGATTCTATTCAGTTGATAGTAATAGATTCACAATGGTATTTAGAGAACTGGAATCATCATCCCACTATAAACGATAACTGCGAGATTAAGACGCGCGAACGTTTCTTAGAAGAATTAGAAGGAGAGATGAAGGATGCTAGAAAAAAGACCATTGTTTTTGCAATGCACCATCCAATGTTTACAAATGGTAATCATGGTGGGGAGTTTTCTATAGACAAGCATTTGTATCCCATTCAGAAGAAAATACCAATGCCTGGTTTGGCTTCTTTGGTAATGCAAGTAAGGACCCAAGGAGGTGTTTCAATTCAAGATCGTTATAATGAACGCTATAACAGTCTTATGAAGCGTATAAAAACCCTGGCCATAGATAACGGAAATTTAATATTTGTTTCCGGTCATGAACACACTCTACAATATATAGAATCAGAAGAAGGATTAAAACAAATTGTTTCAGGTTCTGGATCAAAAAGTTCTGCAGCTTCTCTCAAAAAAAATGGTCAATTTACTTCGGGAGAAGAAGGCTTCGCGGAGTTTACGGTTTTTAAGGATGGTAGTAGTTGGGTAAGTGTTTATGGTAACGATAATGGAGATCCTGTCTTTTTATTTCAAAAAGAGGCCTATCCGCCAAAGGTAGGATTCGATTACTCTAATCTGCCAACAACATTTCCAAATAAGGTCGAAGCTTCAATTTATACCAAACAAGAAACCGATGTTTCTAATTTCTACGAATCCGTTTTAGGAGATCGTTATCGTGAAATCTACGGAACCAAGATTACTGTCCCGGTTGCGACCTTAGACACCCTTTATGGTGGGGTAGAAATCGTTAAACAAGGTGGTGGCCATCAAACACGTTCCCTACGACTTAAAAGAAAAGATGGTCGGGAACTTAATATGCGTGCACTTAGAAAAAGCGCGACCCAATATATACAGACGGTTTTATTCAAGGAAAATTATGTTGAAGATGCGTTTGAACAAACCGCAATTGAGGACTTAATCTTAGATTTCTATACCGCTGCGCATCCTTATGCTTTTTTAACAATCCCAGCATTGTCTGATGCCGCTGGTTTATATAGCACCCATCCTAAACTTTATTATGTTCCTAAACATCCTTATTTGGGTGAATATAATAGCGATTTTGGAGATGAACTTTATATGATTGAAGAACGGCCTGAAGATAATTATACAGACGAAAAGACCTTTGGATTCGCAGACGATATTGAAAGTACTTACGATATTATTGAAAAGGTACGAGAAGATGAAAAATACAAGATTGACGAAGAAGCATACGTAAGAGCAAGGCTTTTTGATATGTTAGTGGGTGATTGGGACAGGCACGCCGATCAGTGGCGGTGGGCACAGTTTGATCAACCAAACGGCGACAAACTTTACCGCCCAATACCAAGGGATAGAGACCAAGTTTTTTCAAACTTTGATGGAGCGTTGTTAGACTTAATGCGAGCTATTTCTGGTTCTACTAAACAGCTTCAAGTTTACGATGCAGAATTATCGGATGTGCAATGGATTAATGCTGCTGGAGTTAAGCTCGATAGAATTTTGATTCAGCAAGCCCAAATTGATACTTGGTTAGAGCAGGCAAAATATCTTACTGAAAATATTACGGATGAAGTAATTGAGAAAGCTTTTGCTAATATTCCTAAAGAGGTTCAAGATAAAAACCTTGAAGAAATCAAGGAAAAATTGAAGGGTAGAAGAGCTAATATGGTCGATATCGCCACTAGATATTACAAATATTTAAGTTCGTTGGTTATCCTCACCGGAACGGACAAGGACGATTATATCGAAGTTACACGTGTAGGTGACGAGCATACCAATGTAAAAATCTCTAGGATCAAAGACGGCGAAAAAGGTGAAGTTATTGTTGATAGAACTTTAGACCGCAATTTAACCAGGGATCTATGGATATACGGTCTGGATGATGACGACATCTTTGTGGTCGATGGTAAAGCCAATAATTTAATATACACCAGACTTATCGGAGGACTTGGCAATGATACCTATCGACTTAAAAACGGTAGAAGGATTAAAGTCTATGACCACGAATCGAAAGAGAATTTTGTTGAAGTGAATAATGGCGGTCAGATTAAAAGAACCGATGTATATAATCTTAATATATTCGACTTCACAAAGAATATTCAGAAAAAAGGTGGATTGAGTCCTAACGCCGGTTACAATCCAGACGATGGGGTCTATTTAGGATTACAGGTGTCAAAAAGACGAGATGGTTTTCAAAGAAATCCTTTCTCACAGCTCCATGTTATCGATGCAACTTATGCTTTTGCGACCGGTGGAATAGATGTTCATTATAATGGAGAATTTGCGAACATCTTTAATGACTGGAATTTAGAGTTACAAGCAAGATTTACAAGTCAGGATTATGCCGAAAACTTCTTCGGATATGGTAATGAGACTCCAAATTTTGATGAGGAAAAAGACTTTGATTTTAATAGGGTGAATATTAGTTATGCTACTGCTTCTGCGGGAGTTCTCAAGAAAGCTGATTTTGGTAGTAGTTACAGTTTTAGGACGATTTTTGATGGAATTCAGGTCGATGATGATCCGGGAAAATTTATTAATGATTACGTTTCCGCGGAGTTTGCTGAATTTTACCAAAGGAAATATTTTGGGGCGGTTGAAGCTGCCTATAATTATCACAGTGCCGATAGCGAGAATAATACAACCCAAGGAATGGACTTTAACTTGGCAATTGGTGGTAGAACAAATTTAGAACAAGCCCAAGATGTCTATGCATTTATAGATTCTGATATCACCTTTTATAATGCACTTACTCTAGACAAAAAGTTGGTTTTAAGAACGAATGTTTTTTATAAACAAAGGTTCGGAAATAATTATGAATTTTACCAAGCGGCAAATATTGGAGGCGATAATGGCTTAAGAGGTTATAGAAATGAAAGGTTCACCGGTAAAACGTCCTTGGCCGGCGGAGCGGATGTTAGATATGTTTTTAATACGATTAAGACCAAAACTTTACCACTGCAAATCGGAATATATGGCGGGGCAGATTTGGGACGCGTCTGGGTACGCGACTTTAATTCTAAAGTCTGGCATTCAGATTATGGTGGGGGGCTTTGGATTACTGCCGCGCATTTGCTGCAAGGACGTGTTAATGTGTTTACCGGGGACGAAGGCGTAAGGTTTTCGGTTGGTTTCGGGGCAAATTTCTAA
- a CDS encoding Uncharacterized membrane protein, protein MKELYYKLLKYFSRLQGKIAFYPTLISIWGLIFAFIMYYAENQGISSYLVDNFPLFVIDDIATARLILATFIGGLVSIMVFSFSMVMILLNNASSNFSPRVLPGIISNRRHQFILGVYNASLLYFIFTLVNIEPTGDKYQLPGFSVILAIMGMIICLGMFIYFIHSISQEIQVDNIMERIYLNVEERLEELVEKEDTTSIKYNDFKDSSHWDEIRSGKSGYLRDLNIKPFLKLAKENDVKIYIVPMKGNFIYEGDLLLKTSKKLDEDDCESICSQFIFNNDELVEDNYVLGFKQITEIAVKAMSPGINDPGTCINAIDYLTGLFLLRIKKMDTSYYFKDSEPIVEFNIVSFDQILYSVMASLRTYVSHDILIVNKLLGMLEKLLRAKDFAKPEYQMSIISEVTNLHQDVLESLTNERDIALFEEKMSKLKDHITL, encoded by the coding sequence ATGAAAGAATTATACTATAAGCTACTAAAATATTTCTCGAGATTACAAGGTAAGATTGCTTTCTATCCCACACTAATCAGTATTTGGGGACTCATCTTCGCATTCATAATGTACTATGCGGAGAACCAAGGTATTTCTTCCTATCTGGTCGACAATTTTCCGCTATTTGTCATCGACGACATTGCAACCGCGAGGCTGATATTAGCTACTTTTATAGGTGGTCTTGTATCCATTATGGTATTTAGTTTTTCTATGGTTATGATATTGCTTAACAATGCCTCAAGTAACTTCTCGCCTAGGGTTCTGCCGGGGATTATATCCAACCGAAGACATCAATTCATTCTCGGAGTTTATAATGCAAGTTTGCTTTATTTCATTTTTACCTTGGTTAATATTGAACCGACCGGCGATAAATATCAACTTCCAGGGTTTTCTGTAATACTTGCGATTATGGGCATGATTATTTGCCTAGGTATGTTCATTTACTTTATCCATTCTATCTCACAAGAAATACAGGTAGATAATATTATGGAACGTATCTATCTTAATGTGGAAGAGAGGTTAGAAGAATTGGTAGAAAAAGAAGATACGACTTCAATTAAATATAACGATTTTAAGGACTCTTCCCATTGGGACGAAATCCGTTCGGGCAAATCAGGATATCTTCGGGATTTAAACATAAAACCCTTTCTGAAGTTGGCCAAAGAGAATGATGTGAAGATTTATATCGTTCCTATGAAAGGGAATTTTATCTATGAAGGCGACCTTTTACTCAAGACTAGTAAAAAACTCGATGAGGACGATTGCGAATCAATTTGTTCTCAATTTATCTTTAACAATGATGAGTTGGTAGAAGATAATTATGTTCTCGGCTTTAAACAAATTACTGAAATAGCGGTTAAGGCTATGTCACCGGGTATAAATGATCCTGGAACTTGTATAAACGCCATCGATTATCTCACTGGGCTTTTTCTGCTCAGAATTAAAAAGATGGATACTAGCTACTATTTCAAAGACTCCGAACCGATTGTAGAATTCAATATTGTGTCTTTTGACCAGATACTTTACAGCGTGATGGCATCGCTAAGAACCTATGTCTCTCATGATATCCTAATCGTAAACAAACTGTTGGGAATGCTCGAAAAGCTTTTAAGAGCGAAGGATTTCGCAAAACCAGAATATCAAATGTCTATTATAAGTGAAGTAACAAATCTGCATCAAGACGTTTTAGAATCACTTACAAATGAAAGAGATATTGCTCTGTTTGAAGAGAAGATGAGTAAATTAAAAGATCATATTACCCTTTAG
- a CDS encoding 4-hydroxybenzoate polyprenyltransferase, translated as MFTSNQKKVLLKFFSMFSVVRGYNILVVVLAQYLASIYILAPDKPVKKVIFDTNLFVLVLASAAVIAGGYIINNFYDSEKDLINRPQKTLLEGKISQNTKLSLYFVLNFFAVVMASYVSFRAVLFFSIYIFGIWLYSHKLKKMPFIGNLTSAILTITPFFAIFIYYKNFDHVIFVHASFLFLIISMRELTKDLENLKGDLAQNYHTIPIDYGERTSKIMLTLLVVLTLVPIILLVSRFDIGYMYLYFYFSVFLLLVFLYLLWRSRKKMHYLILHNILKFIILAGVFSILLIDVDVVINRII; from the coding sequence ATGTTTACGAGCAATCAAAAAAAAGTCTTGCTAAAATTCTTTAGTATGTTTTCTGTGGTGCGCGGCTATAACATTTTGGTGGTCGTCCTTGCTCAATACCTTGCCTCAATTTACATCCTTGCTCCTGATAAGCCGGTTAAGAAAGTAATCTTCGATACCAATTTATTTGTTTTAGTACTTGCATCGGCCGCTGTTATTGCTGGCGGCTACATCATCAATAATTTTTACGATTCTGAGAAGGATTTAATTAACCGACCTCAAAAAACTCTTCTTGAGGGCAAGATCAGTCAAAACACCAAATTGTCACTATACTTTGTGCTGAACTTTTTTGCGGTGGTCATGGCGAGTTATGTCTCTTTCAGGGCAGTTTTGTTTTTTTCAATCTATATTTTTGGAATCTGGCTCTATTCACATAAGTTGAAGAAAATGCCATTTATTGGCAATCTTACTTCGGCCATTTTAACGATTACCCCATTCTTTGCGATTTTTATTTATTACAAAAACTTTGACCATGTCATTTTTGTGCATGCTTCCTTTTTGTTCTTAATCATTTCGATGAGAGAATTGACAAAAGATCTGGAAAATCTTAAAGGTGACCTTGCCCAAAACTATCATACCATTCCGATAGATTACGGCGAAAGAACTTCTAAGATTATGCTGACCTTACTGGTTGTACTTACGCTTGTACCAATTATTCTATTGGTCTCTAGGTTCGATATTGGTTATATGTATCTCTACTTTTATTTTAGCGTTTTTCTGCTATTAGTGTTTCTCTATTTACTCTGGAGGTCTAGAAAAAAGATGCATTACCTTATCCTTCATAATATCTTAAAGTTCATTATCCTAGCTGGCGTGTTTAGCATATTGCTGATCGATGTTGATGTGGTTATTAATAGAATCATTTGA
- a CDS encoding acyl-CoA thioesterase-2 yields MENIEDLLSILVLEQTQENTFLGKSKTVGSPNVFGGQVLAQSLNAASRTIHNKRILHSMHSYFLEAGNLEIPITYEVTVMRDGGSFSVRRVTALQNETVIFILSASFHKKEKGHDHQINFPEDIKQPEELMGWDDMYENYMDVLPDRLKSFLEISRPVEFKPTQLQNPFEKVDLPPISHVWFKVKGDTSKLDMSIKQQIITYISDYNILAVALHRHGSTAHWGNTQTASLDHSMWYYRDFDLEDWMLYSMESPSTSNARGFVRGNIFTRDGKLVASVAQEGLLRPKNKS; encoded by the coding sequence ATGGAAAATATTGAGGATCTACTATCGATTCTTGTTCTTGAGCAAACCCAAGAGAATACATTTTTAGGTAAAAGTAAGACGGTGGGCAGCCCCAATGTTTTTGGCGGTCAAGTTCTGGCACAATCCTTAAATGCAGCTTCTAGAACCATCCACAACAAAAGGATTTTGCACTCTATGCACTCTTATTTTTTGGAAGCGGGCAATTTGGAAATTCCGATTACTTATGAAGTGACCGTGATGCGAGATGGAGGAAGTTTTTCGGTTAGGAGGGTAACCGCCCTTCAAAATGAAACCGTAATCTTTATTTTATCGGCCTCTTTCCATAAAAAAGAGAAAGGCCACGACCATCAAATCAATTTTCCGGAAGATATAAAACAACCGGAAGAATTAATGGGCTGGGATGATATGTACGAGAATTATATGGACGTTTTGCCAGACCGACTTAAAAGCTTTTTAGAAATTTCGCGTCCGGTAGAATTTAAACCTACCCAACTTCAAAACCCATTCGAGAAAGTGGATTTACCACCTATATCCCATGTTTGGTTTAAGGTAAAAGGGGATACTTCAAAATTAGATATGTCCATAAAACAACAGATTATTACCTACATATCAGATTATAACATTTTGGCGGTAGCATTGCACCGACACGGCAGCACTGCGCACTGGGGTAATACCCAAACCGCAAGTTTAGACCATTCTATGTGGTATTATCGCGATTTTGATTTGGAGGATTGGATGTTATACTCCATGGAATCGCCCAGCACTTCTAATGCGCGGGGATTTGTCCGCGGAAATATCTTTACCCGAGATGGAAAACTAGTGGCATCTGTGGCTCAGGAAGGATTGTTACGACCTAAAAATAAATCATGA
- a CDS encoding 23S rRNA pseudouridine2605 synthase, which produces MSKQEDGSRGKKLGSKGKKNPKHKNPSKGKPFFQKKADKPKVKSETDGIRLNKYIANSGMCSRRDADLHISVGSVTVNGQVVTEMGHKVKLEDDVRFDGTRVNPEKKTYVLLNKPKGFATTTSDTKGRTVMDLIANATDAKVKPIGRLGRNSLGLLLFTNDDVVMQRFTNSNHGVARLFQVELDKNLKYEDFVSIRDGFSIGDKKIFVEEIAYIQDTTKKEIGIKIKNTGNSILRTIFDHFKYDIIRIDCVAIGHLTKKDLPRGHWKHLTTQEINTLKML; this is translated from the coding sequence ATGAGTAAGCAAGAAGATGGGAGCCGAGGGAAGAAATTAGGATCCAAAGGAAAAAAGAACCCAAAGCATAAGAATCCTTCCAAAGGGAAACCGTTTTTTCAGAAAAAGGCTGACAAGCCAAAGGTGAAATCGGAGACCGATGGTATTAGGTTAAATAAATATATTGCCAATTCTGGTATGTGTTCTCGTCGTGATGCCGACCTGCATATTTCTGTGGGGAGCGTAACGGTTAACGGCCAAGTGGTTACCGAAATGGGCCACAAGGTTAAACTAGAAGATGATGTGCGTTTTGACGGTACCCGTGTAAATCCGGAGAAAAAGACTTATGTTTTGTTGAACAAACCTAAAGGTTTTGCCACAACCACCAGCGATACCAAAGGCCGTACAGTTATGGATTTGATTGCCAATGCCACGGATGCCAAGGTAAAACCAATCGGTAGATTGGGCCGCAATTCTTTAGGATTGCTCTTATTTACAAATGACGACGTTGTTATGCAACGTTTTACAAATTCTAATCACGGGGTCGCTAGGCTTTTTCAAGTTGAATTAGATAAAAATTTAAAGTACGAGGATTTTGTGTCGATTCGCGATGGTTTTAGCATCGGAGACAAGAAAATCTTTGTTGAAGAGATTGCTTACATACAAGACACTACCAAAAAAGAGATCGGTATAAAAATCAAGAATACAGGGAATTCAATCCTTAGAACGATTTTTGACCACTTTAAATACGATATCATTAGAATCGATTGTGTGGCTATTGGACACTTAACGAAAAAAGACCTTCCACGCGGTCATTGGAAACATTTGACAACTCAAGAGATAAACACTCTAAAAATGCTATAA
- a CDS encoding mevalonate kinase translates to MKGPLFYSKILLFGEYGIIKDSKGLSIPYNFYNGALKVDDNPSEKAIKSNENLRRFIAYLKDLKTDLVSFDIEKLEQDVNAGMYFDSSIPQGYGVGSSGALVAAIYDHYAQNKITVLENLTRDKLLKLKTIFSEMESFFHGKSSGLDPLNSYLSIPILINSKDNIEATGIPSQKNSGKGAVFLLDSGITGETAPMVSIFMENMKHEGFRSMLKNQFIKHTDACVDDFLTGDIKSLFKNTKQLSKVVLNHFKPMIPVQFHELWKNGLDTNDYYLKLCGSGGGGYILGFTEDIEKAKNSLKDYNLEVVYNF, encoded by the coding sequence ATGAAAGGACCTTTATTTTATTCAAAAATATTACTCTTCGGCGAATACGGAATTATCAAAGATTCCAAAGGCCTTTCGATACCTTACAACTTTTATAATGGTGCTTTAAAAGTAGATGATAATCCATCTGAAAAAGCCATTAAATCCAACGAGAATCTTCGACGCTTCATCGCTTATTTAAAAGATTTGAAAACGGATTTGGTCAGCTTCGATATAGAGAAGTTAGAGCAAGATGTTAACGCAGGAATGTATTTTGATTCTTCGATACCACAAGGCTATGGAGTTGGTAGCAGTGGCGCTTTAGTTGCTGCAATCTATGACCATTACGCTCAGAATAAAATCACGGTTTTAGAAAATCTAACTCGTGATAAACTCTTAAAGCTTAAGACGATTTTTTCTGAAATGGAATCTTTTTTCCACGGAAAATCTTCAGGACTTGATCCATTAAATAGCTATCTAAGTATTCCTATTCTTATTAATTCTAAGGATAATATTGAAGCTACTGGTATACCATCCCAAAAAAATTCTGGCAAAGGCGCCGTCTTTTTATTGGATAGCGGAATCACTGGTGAAACAGCTCCGATGGTAAGTATTTTTATGGAGAATATGAAGCATGAAGGTTTTAGGTCTATGCTTAAGAATCAATTTATAAAACATACCGATGCCTGTGTTGATGATTTTTTAACCGGGGACATCAAGTCGTTATTCAAAAACACAAAACAACTTTCGAAGGTTGTTTTAAATCATTTTAAACCTATGATTCCGGTTCAATTTCATGAGCTTTGGAAGAATGGTTTGGACACAAATGATTATTACTTAAAACTTTGCGGTTCTGGCGGAGGTGGTTATATTTTGGGCTTTACCGAAGATATCGAAAAAGCCAAAAACTCTCTAAAGGATTACAATCTAGAAGTGGTCTATAACTTCTAA
- a CDS encoding diphosphomevalonate decarboxylase: MNEERFVPKPYNYSIQNFRVSWESPSNIALVKYWGKKPNQLPENPSISFTLKHSKTITELSLSKKESSTDFDFDVFLDGEEQEDFKPKIQTFFERVLPYLPFLKDYKFRINTQNTFPHSSGIASSASGMSALALCLMSVEAELSEEEIFKDAFYEKASFLARLGSGSASRSIEGPMMVWGKHHAIEGSNDFYAVKYSNEIHPNFKNYQDTILLVDKGQKQVSSSVGHNLMFNHPFALERFEQANVNLSKIHQILQSGDLNAFIKLVESEALTLHAMMMTSLPYFILMKPNTLAIINEIWQYRKQQDSKICFTLDAGANVHILYPEVEKEKVLEFIKQELVAYCENGQFIADEIGNGAIHIN; encoded by the coding sequence ATGAACGAAGAACGATTTGTTCCCAAGCCTTATAACTATTCAATCCAAAACTTTCGCGTTAGTTGGGAGTCGCCCAGCAACATTGCTTTGGTAAAATATTGGGGTAAAAAACCAAATCAACTTCCAGAAAATCCTTCCATCAGTTTCACCTTAAAACATTCAAAAACGATTACCGAATTGTCATTGTCCAAAAAGGAATCATCGACCGATTTCGACTTTGATGTGTTTTTAGATGGTGAAGAGCAGGAGGATTTTAAACCAAAAATCCAAACTTTTTTTGAAAGGGTTTTACCGTACTTACCTTTTTTGAAAGATTATAAATTCAGGATTAATACTCAAAATACCTTTCCTCATAGTTCGGGCATCGCTTCTTCTGCCTCTGGTATGAGCGCGCTTGCACTTTGTTTAATGTCTGTAGAAGCAGAATTGTCTGAAGAAGAAATCTTTAAAGATGCGTTTTATGAAAAAGCTTCCTTTTTGGCAAGATTAGGTTCTGGGAGTGCCAGCCGTAGTATCGAAGGACCAATGATGGTTTGGGGTAAACACCACGCTATAGAAGGCAGCAATGATTTTTATGCTGTAAAATATTCAAATGAAATCCACCCGAATTTCAAGAATTATCAAGATACCATTCTGCTGGTAGACAAAGGACAAAAGCAGGTGAGCAGTTCTGTCGGGCATAACCTTATGTTTAACCATCCTTTTGCTTTAGAACGTTTTGAACAGGCAAATGTAAATCTGAGCAAAATCCACCAGATTCTTCAATCTGGCGATTTAAACGCTTTCATCAAACTTGTAGAAAGTGAAGCGCTAACGCTGCATGCTATGATGATGACCAGTCTTCCTTACTTCATATTAATGAAACCTAATACTCTGGCGATTATAAACGAGATTTGGCAATACCGAAAACAGCAGGACAGCAAAATCTGTTTTACTTTAGATGCAGGTGCAAATGTTCATATTTTATATCCTGAAGTTGAGAAGGAAAAAGTGTTGGAATTTATTAAGCAAGAGCTAGTTGCCTATTGTGAAAACGGGCAGTTTATCGCCGATGAAATAGGTAACGGAGCAATCCATATTAACTAA
- a CDS encoding nitrilase codes for MNSNLLKVAIAQIAPVWLNKEKTTARIIDCIIEAAKENVDLLVFGEGLLPGYPFWLALTDGAMWNSKVNKELHAHYVQNAVNIEDGDLNTICNVAKEKNMAIYLGIIERPMDRGGHSIYASLVYITPQGQIKSVHRKLQPTYDERLTWSPGDGNGLRVHSLKHFTLGGLNCWENWMPLPRAALYGLGENLHIAVWPGSDYNTKDITRFIARESRSFVISASSLMTVEDFPGDTPHLDLLLKKAPKILGNGGSCIAGPNGEFILEPQLDREGLIIETLDFNRVLEERQNFDPVGHYSRPDITKLIVNRERQSTVKFED; via the coding sequence ATGAATAGCAACTTATTAAAGGTAGCCATAGCTCAAATTGCTCCTGTATGGCTGAATAAAGAAAAGACCACAGCTCGAATTATTGATTGTATAATTGAAGCTGCCAAAGAAAACGTGGATTTGTTGGTTTTTGGGGAAGGACTTTTACCTGGCTACCCTTTTTGGCTGGCATTGACGGATGGGGCTATGTGGAACTCTAAAGTGAATAAGGAACTTCACGCCCATTATGTACAAAACGCAGTAAACATTGAAGATGGTGATTTAAATACAATTTGCAATGTGGCTAAGGAAAAAAATATGGCCATTTATCTAGGCATCATCGAACGCCCCATGGACAGGGGAGGCCATAGTATATATGCGTCCTTGGTGTATATAACTCCTCAAGGGCAAATTAAATCGGTACACAGAAAATTACAACCAACTTATGACGAAAGGCTAACTTGGTCCCCCGGTGATGGCAATGGACTCAGAGTCCACTCTTTAAAACATTTTACCCTAGGCGGTCTTAACTGCTGGGAAAATTGGATGCCCCTGCCGAGGGCTGCCCTATATGGATTGGGTGAAAATTTACATATCGCCGTATGGCCCGGTAGCGATTATAACACTAAGGATATCACCAGATTTATTGCAAGGGAATCTAGGTCGTTTGTTATATCTGCGTCAAGCCTTATGACTGTGGAAGATTTTCCGGGTGACACGCCGCATCTAGACCTACTTCTAAAAAAGGCACCCAAAATATTAGGGAACGGCGGTAGCTGTATTGCTGGGCCAAATGGAGAATTCATCTTAGAACCACAGCTTGACAGAGAAGGACTAATTATTGAAACATTAGATTTTAATCGGGTATTGGAAGAACGTCAAAACTTTGATCCGGTTGGTCACTATTCTAGACCAGACATTACCAAGCTTATTGTAAATAGAGAAAGGCAATCTACCGTGAAGTTCGAAGATTAG